A single Pseudodesulfovibrio aespoeensis Aspo-2 DNA region contains:
- a CDS encoding glycogen-binding domain-containing protein, whose product MTKSRNARQKDAPARGPRDRDTARLDAMIADAVRRAPEPSPPDGFSARVMAGFAPKRPSPLTLLRLWLTRPRSVTFTPVRLASAMAAAMVLLAVGFLALDRAPVGGGGPEGPTLSTVRFVLNDADASARAVSVIGSFNGWEAETSAMRYDAGAKVWVLEAELPPGDHEYMFLVDGRPVADPRARLTRDDGFGNVNAILIVNGRHEHTL is encoded by the coding sequence ATGACCAAGAGCAGGAACGCAAGACAGAAGGACGCTCCGGCGCGCGGCCCGCGTGATCGCGACACCGCCCGACTTGACGCCATGATCGCGGACGCCGTCAGGCGCGCGCCCGAACCTTCGCCACCCGACGGGTTCTCCGCGCGGGTCATGGCCGGGTTTGCGCCCAAGCGGCCATCACCCCTGACGCTGCTGCGGCTGTGGCTGACGCGGCCCAGGTCCGTGACCTTCACGCCCGTCCGTCTGGCGTCGGCCATGGCCGCCGCCATGGTCCTGCTGGCCGTGGGATTCCTTGCCCTGGACCGCGCGCCTGTGGGGGGGGGCGGGCCGGAAGGGCCGACCTTGTCCACGGTCCGCTTCGTGCTGAACGATGCCGATGCCTCGGCCCGCGCTGTGTCCGTCATTGGCTCTTTCAACGGCTGGGAGGCCGAAACCTCGGCCATGCGCTACGACGCGGGGGCCAAAGTCTGGGTGCTCGAAGCCGAGTTGCCGCCCGGCGACCATGAATACATGTTTCTCGTGGATGGCAGGCCCGTGGCCGATCCCCGCGCGCGGCTGACGCGCGACGACGGTTTTGGCAACGTCAACGCCATCCTCATAGTCAATGGACGCCATGAACACACGCTCTAG
- a CDS encoding RNA polymerase sigma factor → MDESREAEIIREVLLGDAQAFEALVRTYQGPVYALMLRNTGDVDTAADLAQEAFTRAYARLETFSTGKRFFPWLYSLALNVSRDWMRRNGRDMHVFMDDAVGMVRVEDQPDDRQAMDDRLDGAKAFDHVMGLAPKYREAMLLRFRYDFSFQEIARTLGITVSGAKMRISRGLEMVRLKFTEVNDDQEQERKTEGRSGARPA, encoded by the coding sequence ATGGACGAAAGCCGCGAAGCAGAGATCATACGCGAGGTGCTCCTGGGCGACGCCCAGGCCTTCGAGGCCTTGGTGCGCACATATCAGGGGCCGGTCTATGCGCTCATGCTCAGGAATACGGGCGATGTCGATACGGCAGCCGACCTCGCCCAGGAGGCCTTTACCAGGGCCTATGCGCGGCTTGAGACCTTTTCGACGGGAAAGCGGTTCTTCCCCTGGCTGTATTCCCTGGCGCTCAACGTGTCGCGCGACTGGATGCGGCGCAACGGCAGGGACATGCATGTGTTCATGGACGACGCGGTCGGGATGGTCCGCGTCGAGGACCAGCCGGACGACCGGCAGGCCATGGACGACAGGCTGGACGGGGCCAAGGCCTTTGACCATGTCATGGGCCTTGCCCCGAAGTATCGCGAGGCGATGCTCCTCAGGTTCCGGTACGATTTCTCCTTCCAGGAGATCGCCCGGACCCTGGGGATCACCGTCAGCGGCGCAAAGATGCGCATCAGCCGGGGGCTGGAGATGGTTCGCTTGAAGTTCACGGAGGTGAACGATGACCAAGAGCAGGAACGCAAGACAGAAGGACGCTCCGGCGCGCGGCCCGCGTGA
- a CDS encoding nitroreductase family protein, translating into MRHADNPVIAAMLERRSIRKFTGKAVAREDILTILEAGRWAPSGLNNQPWRFLVISRDDPRHAKLAECTKYAHIVRASAACIAVTLDKGDMYSEMKDHQGAGACIQNMLLAIHALGLGAVWIGQIVNDQSASLTALGLDETAHELQAVIALGHPDQQGGSTRKPLAELLLEEI; encoded by the coding sequence ATGAGGCATGCCGACAACCCCGTGATCGCCGCGATGCTTGAGCGGCGCAGCATCCGCAAGTTCACCGGCAAAGCAGTGGCCCGCGAGGACATCCTGACCATCCTCGAAGCCGGCCGCTGGGCGCCCAGCGGCCTGAACAACCAGCCCTGGCGGTTCCTGGTGATCTCCCGCGACGACCCCCGGCACGCCAAGCTTGCTGAGTGTACCAAATACGCCCACATCGTCCGGGCCTCGGCCGCATGCATCGCCGTGACCCTCGACAAGGGCGACATGTACAGCGAGATGAAGGACCACCAGGGAGCCGGGGCGTGCATCCAGAACATGCTCCTGGCCATCCATGCCCTGGGCCTTGGCGCGGTCTGGATCGGCCAGATCGTCAACGACCAGTCCGCTTCGCTCACGGCCCTGGGGCTGGACGAAACCGCCCACGAGCTTCAGGCCGTCATCGCCCTGGGCCACCCCGACCAGCAGGGCGGCTCGACCCGGAAACCGCTGGCCGAACTGCTCCTGGAGGAGATATAA
- a CDS encoding MBL fold metallo-hydrolase, giving the protein MEIKSFALGPLQTNCFVLAGDAQAVAVDPGGDPAPVLAYLKGKGLTLTHILNTHLHFDHTYGNKALAEATGAPILHGVDDAYLLETELGLGRMFGLPPVDPYEAQTVEPGQAVFAGFDCTVLATPGHSKGSLTFYFPEARAAFVGDLIFFRSIGRTDFEGGDLDELKRSVTSRIFTLPPETLLLSGHGPETTVGDEMNHNPFFAGF; this is encoded by the coding sequence ATGGAAATCAAGAGCTTTGCCCTTGGCCCCCTGCAAACCAACTGCTTTGTGCTGGCAGGCGACGCCCAGGCCGTGGCCGTGGACCCCGGCGGCGACCCGGCCCCGGTGCTGGCCTATCTCAAGGGCAAGGGGCTGACCCTGACCCACATCCTGAACACCCACCTGCACTTTGACCACACCTACGGCAACAAGGCCCTGGCCGAGGCCACGGGCGCGCCCATCCTGCACGGGGTCGACGACGCCTACCTGCTCGAAACCGAGCTGGGCCTGGGCCGGATGTTCGGCCTGCCCCCGGTGGACCCATACGAGGCGCAGACCGTCGAGCCGGGCCAGGCCGTGTTCGCCGGGTTCGACTGCACCGTGCTGGCCACGCCGGGCCACTCCAAAGGCAGCCTGACCTTCTATTTCCCCGAGGCCAGGGCCGCCTTTGTGGGAGACCTCATCTTCTTCCGCTCCATCGGCAGGACCGACTTCGAGGGCGGCGACCTGGACGAACTCAAGCGATCCGTGACCTCGCGCATCTTCACCCTGCCGCCCGAGACCCTGCTCCTGTCGGGCCACGGCCCGGAGACCACGGTGGGCGATGAAATGAACCACAACCCCTTTTTCGCAGGATTCTAG
- a CDS encoding flavodoxin family protein, whose translation MMTSRAVIYACSHRRGGNSDRAAQWLAAGVREAGGQADILYVRDHEVRPCLACGYCDEPGGRRGRDLCVLGPGDAAWDLFEPLLTARAVLFASPIYFYHLPSMFKTWIDRSQQFWAARAEGAPWLTELPRRTARAVFLAGRPRGDKLFEGATVTLKYFLHNFAMPLDEPLAFRGVDEPDDLTGRTEREAITGLGRHAWEEAS comes from the coding sequence ATGATGACAAGCAGAGCCGTGATCTACGCATGCAGCCACCGCCGGGGCGGCAACTCGGACCGCGCCGCCCAGTGGCTGGCCGCCGGGGTGCGCGAGGCGGGCGGGCAGGCCGACATCCTGTATGTGCGCGACCACGAGGTGCGCCCCTGTCTGGCCTGCGGCTATTGCGACGAGCCGGGCGGGCGGCGCGGGCGCGACCTGTGCGTGCTCGGCCCTGGCGACGCGGCCTGGGATCTCTTCGAACCATTGCTCACAGCCAGGGCCGTGCTCTTTGCCTCGCCCATCTACTTCTACCATCTGCCCTCCATGTTCAAGACCTGGATCGATCGGAGCCAGCAGTTCTGGGCCGCCAGGGCCGAAGGAGCCCCGTGGCTCACGGAGCTCCCCCGGCGCACGGCCAGGGCCGTGTTCCTGGCCGGACGGCCCAGGGGCGACAAGCTCTTCGAGGGCGCGACTGTGACGCTCAAATATTTCCTGCACAATTTCGCCATGCCCCTTGACGAGCCGCTCGCCTTTCGCGGCGTGGACGAGCCGGACGACCTGACGGGCCGGACCGAGCGCGAGGCCATCACCGGGCTGGGCCGACACGCCTGGGAAGAGGCCTCCTAG
- a CDS encoding ComF family protein: MRDLLTRIARLTGLAGARCPVCSALTSGGDTPLCPACALALRPRTRGCCALCGDMFGDGNEPGGRKEQGVENQPDHAQPDTVCGECRLDPPPWDRLHFHGAYSGPLRDLIIDYKFHGGLHRTRLLVSLAVEAQGRGAAGPPDLILPVPLHPRRLLWRGYNQSTELARGLGRALQRPVPSNALVRTRNTVPQLSLDMHQRRENIRDAFAANPAQVAGRSILLVDDVYTTGATLTECARTLRRAGAAGLSVLVLARARREPD, encoded by the coding sequence GTGCGCGACCTCCTGACCCGCATCGCCCGATTGACCGGACTGGCCGGTGCGCGCTGCCCTGTCTGCTCGGCCCTGACCAGCGGCGGCGACACTCCACTCTGCCCGGCCTGCGCCCTGGCGTTGCGCCCGCGCACCCGCGGTTGCTGCGCCCTGTGCGGCGACATGTTCGGCGATGGGAACGAGCCTGGCGGCAGGAAGGAACAAGGCGTCGAGAACCAGCCCGACCACGCCCAACCGGACACCGTCTGCGGCGAGTGCCGCCTCGACCCGCCGCCGTGGGACCGGCTCCACTTCCACGGCGCGTACTCCGGCCCGCTGCGCGACCTGATCATCGACTACAAGTTCCACGGCGGCCTGCACCGCACCCGGCTGCTGGTATCCCTGGCCGTCGAGGCCCAGGGACGCGGCGCAGCAGGCCCTCCCGACCTCATCCTGCCCGTGCCGCTGCATCCCCGGCGGCTGCTGTGGCGCGGCTACAACCAGAGCACCGAGCTGGCGCGCGGCCTTGGCCGCGCCCTGCAAAGGCCCGTGCCGTCCAATGCCCTGGTGCGCACGCGCAACACCGTGCCCCAACTCTCCCTGGACATGCACCAGCGGCGCGAGAACATCCGGGACGCCTTTGCCGCAAACCCCGCCCAGGTGGCCGGACGCTCCATCCTGCTGGTGGACGACGTGTACACCACCGGCGCGACCCTGACCGAATGCGCCCGGACCCTGCGCCGGGCCGGAGCCGCCGGGCTCAGCGTCCTGGTCCTGGCCCGCGCCCGGCGCGAGCCTGACTGA
- the rplU gene encoding 50S ribosomal protein L21, translating into MFAIIETGGKQYRVEEGLELNVDLLKAETGDNLSIDSVLLIDKDGETKIGEPFVQGAKVECEVLGHARGKKIVVFHKLAKKDSRKTQGHRQDYTKIKVKSITA; encoded by the coding sequence ATGTTCGCTATCATCGAGACCGGCGGGAAACAGTACCGCGTTGAAGAAGGTCTTGAACTCAATGTAGATTTGCTCAAGGCCGAAACCGGCGACAACTTGAGCATCGATTCCGTTCTCCTGATCGACAAGGACGGCGAGACCAAAATCGGCGAGCCTTTTGTTCAGGGTGCGAAAGTCGAGTGTGAAGTCCTTGGTCACGCCCGCGGCAAGAAGATTGTGGTCTTCCACAAGCTTGCCAAGAAGGACTCCCGGAAGACCCAGGGTCACCGGCAGGACTACACCAAAATCAAAGTCAAATCCATCACGGCCTAG
- the rpmA gene encoding 50S ribosomal protein L27 produces the protein MAHKKAGGSSRNGRDSAGQRRGVKRFGGQEVLAGNILVRQLGTKFHPGDGVGMGRDYTLFALVDGVVKFEKYTRQRVVKTRVLVVPAEA, from the coding sequence ATGGCTCACAAGAAAGCTGGTGGTAGTTCCAGAAACGGGCGCGACAGCGCCGGACAAAGACGCGGCGTGAAGCGCTTTGGCGGTCAGGAAGTCCTGGCCGGCAACATCCTCGTGCGTCAGCTCGGCACCAAGTTTCATCCCGGCGATGGCGTCGGCATGGGCAGGGACTACACCCTGTTCGCCCTGGTCGACGGCGTCGTCAAGTTCGAGAAATACACGCGCCAGAGGGTCGTCAAGACCCGCGTGCTCGTGGTGCCCGCTGAAGCGTAG
- the obgE gene encoding GTPase ObgE, with amino-acid sequence MRFVDEATILVRSGKGGNGCASLHREANVPKGGPDGGDGGRGGDVIFRGTVRLMSLYDFRLHRHYYAKNGQSGMGRDRYGKAAPTLMVDLPVGTLVYEMVELEDGSIQEKLIADLVEDGTEVVICKGGDGGRGNLHFKSSVNRTPRFAEPGWPGEEKQIRLELKILADVGLLGLPNAGKSTFISQVSAAKPKIAAYPFTTLHPNLGVIENDEFERMVIADIPGLIEGASAGLGLGITFLKHVERTRFLVHILAAEDLNRDNPADGYDMLNQELHEYSPELAQKTQIRVINKIDTLGDDELAEIRSKVEGTGQKVFFISALTGQGVDKLVAEMWRTLAFIDGK; translated from the coding sequence ATGCGATTTGTTGACGAGGCGACCATCCTGGTGCGGTCGGGCAAGGGCGGCAACGGCTGCGCCAGCCTGCACCGCGAGGCCAACGTGCCCAAGGGCGGCCCGGACGGCGGCGACGGCGGACGGGGCGGCGACGTGATTTTTCGCGGCACGGTCCGGCTCATGTCGCTCTACGACTTCCGCCTGCACCGCCACTACTATGCCAAGAACGGCCAGTCCGGCATGGGCCGCGACCGCTACGGCAAGGCCGCGCCCACCCTCATGGTGGACCTGCCGGTCGGCACCCTGGTCTACGAGATGGTCGAGCTTGAAGACGGCTCCATCCAGGAAAAGCTCATCGCCGACCTCGTGGAGGACGGCACCGAAGTCGTCATCTGCAAGGGCGGCGACGGCGGGCGGGGCAACCTGCACTTCAAGTCGTCGGTCAACCGCACCCCCCGCTTTGCCGAGCCCGGCTGGCCCGGCGAGGAAAAACAGATCCGCCTGGAGCTGAAGATCCTGGCCGATGTCGGTCTGCTCGGCCTGCCCAACGCGGGCAAGTCCACCTTCATCTCCCAAGTCTCGGCGGCCAAGCCCAAGATCGCGGCCTACCCCTTCACCACCCTGCACCCCAACCTCGGCGTGATCGAGAACGACGAATTCGAGCGCATGGTCATCGCCGACATCCCCGGCCTCATCGAGGGTGCCAGCGCAGGCCTCGGCCTGGGCATCACCTTTCTCAAGCATGTGGAGCGCACCCGCTTCCTCGTCCACATCCTGGCCGCCGAGGACCTGAACCGGGACAACCCGGCGGACGGGTACGACATGCTCAACCAGGAGCTGCACGAATACAGCCCGGAACTGGCCCAAAAAACCCAGATCAGGGTCATCAACAAGATCGACACCCTGGGCGATGACGAGCTGGCAGAAATCAGAAGCAAGGTGGAAGGGACCGGGCAGAAAGTCTTCTTCATCTCCGCCCTGACCGGCCAGGGCGTGGACAAGCTGGTGGCCGAAATGTGGCGCACCCTGGCCTTCATTGACGGCAAATAG